From Chloroflexota bacterium, the proteins below share one genomic window:
- a CDS encoding cyclodeaminase/cyclohydrolase family protein: MSFASESVQTFLDQVASAEPAPGGGTVAALSGALGASLVAMVCRLTIGRKNYAAVNDEMQTILIRAEELQRELRDLMQSDTDAYARVMEAYKLPKHTDEEKNARANAIRDALKHATDVPLHVAEQCAQVLELARVVAEKGNKNAASDGGVGALMAEAGVRGAALNVAINLGSIDDAMFTQDRRSRAAQLVAEAERRKREILAIVEKRL; the protein is encoded by the coding sequence ATGTCCTTCGCATCTGAATCCGTGCAAACATTTTTAGACCAGGTTGCCTCGGCGGAACCCGCGCCGGGTGGCGGCACCGTCGCCGCGCTCAGCGGCGCGCTCGGCGCGTCGCTCGTCGCGATGGTGTGCCGTCTGACTATCGGCAGAAAAAACTATGCGGCGGTGAATGACGAAATGCAAACAATCCTCATACGCGCCGAAGAACTGCAGCGCGAACTGCGCGACTTGATGCAAAGCGATACCGACGCGTACGCGCGCGTGATGGAGGCGTACAAACTGCCCAAGCACACCGACGAAGAAAAAAACGCGCGCGCGAACGCGATTCGAGACGCGCTGAAACATGCCACCGATGTGCCACTGCACGTCGCTGAACAATGCGCGCAAGTGCTCGAACTGGCGCGCGTCGTCGCGGAAAAAGGCAACAAGAATGCCGCGAGCGACGGCGGCGTGGGCGCGTTGATGGCGGAAGCGGGCGTACGCGGCGCGGCGTTGAACGTCGCGATCAATCTTGGTTCGATTGACGACGCGATGTTCACCCAGGATCGCCGTTCGCGCGCGGCGCAACTCGTCGCGGAAGCCGAACGACGCAAGCGCGAAATCCTGGCGATTGTCGAGAAAAGATTATAG
- a CDS encoding GntR family transcriptional regulator, whose product MKITRDSAFPLYQQLASALRHQIETGKLKPGAMLPPESILTRQFQVSRITARQALDLLVAEGLIIRKQGKGTFVCPPKIQQDLSSLRGFAELMATRGAEQKMQVLAFEMVLPDQRVAESLRVTSGEQVLRIKRRHLLKGNPIAYAIIYLPRELGQRFTINQVSQTPIYSLLTEKARVEIKRATQVVRAIGADQDAATVLKLPRGAPVMMVERITYARDEKPVEYILFFHRGDSYELTAELNREPTKNILRQQDNLGRFAPDS is encoded by the coding sequence ATGAAGATCACACGGGATAGCGCATTCCCGCTCTACCAGCAACTGGCGAGTGCGTTACGCCATCAAATTGAAACCGGGAAACTCAAGCCCGGCGCGATGTTGCCCCCGGAAAGCATTCTCACGCGCCAGTTTCAAGTTAGCCGCATCACCGCGCGCCAAGCTCTTGACTTGCTCGTGGCAGAAGGATTGATTATCCGCAAGCAAGGTAAGGGCACGTTTGTTTGTCCTCCCAAGATTCAGCAAGACCTAAGTTCACTGCGAGGATTCGCCGAACTCATGGCGACGCGGGGCGCGGAACAAAAGATGCAGGTATTGGCATTCGAGATGGTGTTGCCGGATCAACGTGTTGCCGAGTCACTGCGCGTGACGTCAGGCGAACAGGTGTTGCGGATCAAACGGCGGCATTTGTTGAAAGGCAACCCGATTGCGTATGCCATCATCTACTTGCCGCGTGAGTTGGGGCAGCGTTTCACGATCAACCAGGTTTCCCAGACGCCGATCTATTCCTTGTTGACCGAAAAGGCGCGCGTCGAAATCAAACGCGCGACCCAGGTCGTGCGCGCGATCGGCGCGGATCAAGACGCGGCGACGGTCCTCAAATTACCGCGCGGCGCGCCGGTGATGATGGTCGAACGCATCACCTACGCGCGCGACGAAAAGCCCGTCGAGTATATTCTGTTCTTTCATCGCGGCGATTCGTACGAACTGACCGCCGAACTGAATCGCGAACCGACGAAAAATATCTTGCGCCAGCAAGATAATCTTGGTCGTTTCGCGCCGGACAGTTAG
- a CDS encoding SOS response-associated peptidase produces the protein MCGRFIIQSDLEQIQLAFNIAQVNAEVKPNYNVAPTQQVVAVVQRDGQNVLDAMRWGLIPVWAKDMAIGSKMINARAETVAEKASFKRPLKSRRCLIVADGFYEWQKTGAQKIPMFIQLKSKKPFGFAGLYDVWKSPDDEWIASCTIITTSANELMKPIHERMPVILPKTSYKSWLNPANQDLGELVTLLQPYPADKMIAYPVSSLVNSPRNNSAELIRPVSD, from the coding sequence ATGTGCGGTCGGTTTATCATCCAGTCGGATCTCGAACAGATTCAACTGGCGTTCAATATCGCGCAAGTCAATGCCGAAGTGAAACCCAACTACAACGTCGCGCCAACCCAGCAAGTCGTCGCGGTCGTGCAACGCGACGGACAGAATGTGCTTGACGCGATGCGTTGGGGCTTGATTCCGGTGTGGGCAAAGGACATGGCTATCGGCTCCAAGATGATCAACGCGCGCGCCGAGACCGTCGCGGAGAAGGCGAGCTTCAAACGACCGTTGAAAAGCCGGCGTTGCTTGATCGTCGCCGATGGATTTTACGAATGGCAAAAGACCGGCGCGCAGAAAATTCCAATGTTCATTCAGCTCAAATCGAAAAAGCCGTTTGGCTTTGCCGGCTTGTACGACGTGTGGAAATCGCCCGACGACGAGTGGATCGCTTCGTGCACGATCATTACCACATCGGCGAACGAGTTGATGAAACCGATTCACGAGCGGATGCCCGTTATCCTACCCAAGACATCATACAAATCGTGGCTCAACCCAGCCAACCAAGACCTGGGTGAATTGGTGACGCTTCTGCAACCGTATCCCGCCGACAAGATGATTGCCTACCCAGTTTCATCGCTCGTCAACTCGCCGCGCAATAACTCCGCAGAATTGATTCGCCCCGTTAGTGACTGA
- a CDS encoding ATP-dependent RecD-like DNA helicase, protein MTPSSVPLQSLRGTIERITFYNEENGYTVARFLPEGKPDTITIVGNLMGANVGESLSLDGIWTNHPQHGRQFEIKHFSLQYPATVQGLRKYLGSGLIKGVGPVTAERIVKHFGLDTLDVIETDVARLREVDGVGPKRIEIIQRGWAEQKQIKEVMLFLQSHGVSTSLAVKIYKAYGDGALNIVRNDPYRLARDIWGIGFLTADKIARAMGIQPSDPARIEAGVRYVLGQFSDDGHVFALRTDLIRAATEALDASAQLVEEAIARLAQAEEVFVEDEAVYLIPFYYAEIGVANRLKELVAQPRTRLEEFRALDWASAFEWVAQKNRIALTAKQQEAVKTALTSKVSVLTGGPGTGKTTSVRALIQLLKAKRKTFKLAAPTGRAAKRLSEATGETAQTLHRLLEFKPYEGNKFLRDRDNPLDADLIIVDELSMIDLLLMNALLKALDLWSHVLLIGDPDQLPSVGAGSVLRDLIASQFVPVVALDVIFRQAEESLIITNAHRINQGEMPQFTQVAKDFFLFKESEPEQAAQRVVEVVKTRIPNKFGMDAIEDIQVLSPMHRGTVGVGALNQSLQDALNPAAERKKEQRHGSRVFRVGDKVLQTRNNYDKQVFNGDLGRVVSVDSEDQVLGVDFDGARVEYEFGELDELVHAFAMSVHKSQGSEYRAVVIPLLTQHYLMLQRNLLYTAVTRAKELVVLVGTPKAIALAVKNNKIVQRNSRLAKRLQEPAQTKNAPTKKSSAVYKTGS, encoded by the coding sequence GTGACTCCCTCATCTGTTCCGCTACAATCGTTGCGCGGCACCATCGAGCGCATCACGTTCTACAACGAAGAGAACGGTTATACCGTCGCGCGCTTTTTGCCCGAAGGCAAACCGGACACGATCACCATCGTCGGCAATCTGATGGGCGCGAATGTCGGCGAATCGTTGTCGCTCGATGGCATCTGGACGAATCATCCTCAACATGGTCGCCAATTCGAGATCAAACATTTTTCCTTGCAATATCCGGCGACCGTCCAAGGTCTACGCAAATACCTGGGTTCCGGTCTGATTAAAGGCGTCGGTCCGGTCACCGCGGAACGCATCGTTAAACATTTCGGACTCGACACGCTCGACGTGATCGAAACCGATGTCGCGCGTCTGCGCGAGGTGGATGGCGTCGGACCCAAGCGCATCGAGATCATTCAACGCGGCTGGGCGGAGCAGAAGCAGATCAAAGAAGTGATGCTCTTTCTCCAGAGTCATGGCGTCAGTACGTCGCTCGCGGTGAAAATCTACAAAGCATACGGCGACGGCGCGCTCAACATCGTGCGCAACGATCCGTATCGTCTCGCGCGCGATATCTGGGGCATTGGATTTCTCACCGCCGATAAAATCGCGCGCGCGATGGGCATTCAGCCCAGCGACCCCGCGCGGATCGAAGCCGGCGTGCGCTACGTCCTGGGTCAATTCAGCGACGATGGACACGTGTTCGCGTTGCGCACCGATCTGATTCGCGCGGCGACCGAGGCGCTGGATGCATCGGCGCAACTCGTCGAAGAAGCCATCGCGCGACTGGCGCAAGCCGAAGAAGTGTTCGTCGAAGATGAAGCCGTCTACTTGATCCCATTCTATTACGCCGAGATCGGCGTCGCCAATCGCTTGAAGGAATTGGTCGCACAGCCGCGCACGCGCCTGGAGGAATTTCGCGCGCTCGATTGGGCGAGCGCGTTCGAGTGGGTCGCGCAAAAGAATCGCATCGCGTTGACCGCGAAACAACAAGAGGCGGTCAAGACCGCACTCACCTCCAAAGTCTCTGTCCTCACCGGCGGACCTGGCACCGGCAAGACGACGAGCGTGCGCGCGTTGATTCAGCTCTTGAAAGCCAAACGCAAGACGTTCAAACTTGCCGCGCCGACCGGACGCGCCGCGAAACGTTTGAGCGAAGCGACCGGCGAAACCGCGCAGACCTTGCATCGGCTCCTGGAATTCAAACCGTATGAAGGCAACAAGTTTCTGCGCGACCGCGACAATCCGCTCGACGCGGATTTGATCATCGTGGATGAACTCTCGATGATTGACCTATTGCTGATGAACGCGTTGCTCAAGGCGCTCGATCTCTGGAGTCACGTGCTCTTGATCGGCGACCCCGATCAACTGCCCTCGGTCGGCGCGGGCAGTGTGTTGCGCGATTTGATCGCGTCCCAGTTCGTGCCCGTCGTCGCGCTCGACGTGATCTTTCGCCAAGCGGAAGAGAGTCTCATCATCACGAACGCGCATCGAATTAACCAGGGTGAGATGCCGCAGTTCACCCAGGTCGCCAAGGATTTTTTTCTCTTCAAAGAAAGCGAACCGGAGCAAGCCGCACAGCGCGTTGTCGAAGTGGTCAAGACGCGCATCCCGAACAAATTCGGCATGGACGCCATCGAAGACATCCAGGTACTCAGTCCGATGCACCGCGGGACTGTGGGAGTGGGTGCGTTGAATCAATCGCTCCAAGATGCACTCAATCCGGCGGCGGAGCGTAAGAAAGAGCAGCGTCACGGTAGCCGCGTCTTTCGCGTGGGCGACAAGGTTCTGCAAACACGCAACAACTATGACAAGCAAGTGTTCAACGGCGACCTGGGTCGCGTCGTGTCAGTAGATAGCGAGGACCAAGTCCTGGGTGTGGATTTCGACGGCGCGCGCGTGGAGTATGAATTCGGAGAATTGGATGAACTCGTGCACGCGTTTGCAATGAGCGTTCACAAATCCCAGGGGAGCGAATATCGCGCGGTGGTGATCCCCTTGCTCACGCAACATTACTTGATGTTGCAACGCAACCTACTTTACACCGCCGTGACGCGCGCCAAAGAACTCGTCGTCCTGGTCGGCACTCCCAAAGCGATCGCGCTCGCGGTCAAGAACAACAAGATCGTGCAACGCAATTCGCGGCTGGCTAAACGCTTGCAGGAACCGGCTCAAACAAAAAACGCGCCGACGAAGAAATCGTCGGCGGTATATAAAACTGGATCGTAG
- the ftcD gene encoding glutamate formimidoyltransferase, with product MEKIVECVPNFSEGRRVQIVDEIVSAMLLPGVKLLDREMDADHNRCVITLAGAPDALEDAAFRGIGTAARLIDLDTHHGEHPRIGATDVVPFVPVSGVTMQECVTMAQRLGARVARELDIPVYLYESAATRPERRDLAYIRRGQYETLRREIATDPARAPDFGPSRLGKAGATVIGARPYLIAFNVNLATSDLQIAKDIARAIRERGGGLKSVKAKGFMLRERNLAQVSMNLTDFNVTGMLTAFNAVKAEADRRDVQVLESELIGLVPLEALTQLAAHALKLPALNANQVVEMKIHGE from the coding sequence ATGGAAAAGATTGTCGAATGCGTGCCGAATTTTTCCGAAGGTCGGCGCGTGCAAATCGTTGATGAAATCGTCAGCGCGATGTTGTTGCCCGGCGTCAAACTGCTCGACCGCGAGATGGACGCGGATCACAACCGCTGCGTCATCACACTCGCCGGCGCGCCGGACGCGCTAGAAGACGCCGCGTTTCGCGGGATCGGGACCGCCGCGCGCTTGATTGATCTCGACACGCATCACGGCGAACATCCGCGCATCGGCGCAACCGATGTCGTGCCGTTCGTGCCGGTCAGCGGCGTGACGATGCAGGAATGCGTCACGATGGCGCAACGCTTGGGCGCACGCGTCGCGCGCGAATTGGATATTCCCGTGTATCTCTACGAGAGCGCGGCAACGCGCCCCGAACGACGCGACCTAGCGTACATTCGGCGCGGACAGTACGAAACGCTCAGGCGCGAAATCGCGACCGACCCAGCGCGCGCGCCGGATTTCGGACCCAGTCGCCTCGGCAAAGCCGGTGCGACGGTGATCGGCGCGCGACCATACCTCATCGCGTTCAACGTCAACCTGGCAACGAGCGATTTGCAAATTGCCAAAGACATTGCACGTGCAATCCGCGAACGCGGCGGCGGATTGAAATCGGTCAAGGCAAAGGGATTCATGTTGCGCGAACGCAACCTCGCGCAGGTTTCGATGAACCTGACCGACTTTAACGTGACCGGTATGTTGACCGCGTTCAATGCGGTGAAAGCCGAAGCCGACAGGCGGGACGTCCAGGTGTTGGAAAGCGAACTCATCGGACTCGTGCCGCTCGAAGCATTGACCCAGCTCGCGGCGCACGCGCTCAAGTTGCCGGCGCTGAACGCGAACCAGGTCGTCGAGATGAAAATCCACGGCGAGTAA
- the hutU gene encoding urocanate hydratase — translation MSRIIRAPRGAQITCKSWLTEAPLRMLMNNLDPDVAEKPDELIVYGGRGRAARNWECFDAIVKSLRELETDETLLVQSGKPVGVLKSHPDAPRVLIANSNIVPAWATQENFDEWERAGLIMYGQMTAGSWIYIGSQGIVQGTYETLGSLAQQQGWGSLQGKFVLTAGLGGMGGAQPLAVTLNQGVALVVEVDPQRAQRRLETRYLDELTDNLEDAMTRVEDALKQKQARSIGVIGNAADVLSELVARGVVPDVVTDQTPAHDPLMYVPEMPLEEANQLRITNYLDYQQRSMASMAKHVEAMLDFQKRGSIVFDYGNNLRQRAYDAGVKNAFDYPGFVPAYIRPLFCEGKGPFRWVALSGDPQDIYRTDEAILELFPENEHLARWIRMAQKRIAFQGLPARICWLGYGERARAGLKFNDLVAKGIVSAPIVIGRDHLDAGSVASPRRETEAMRDGSDAIADWPLLNALINAVNGATWVSIHHGGGVGIGYSIHAGQVIVADGTPEAARRLERVLTSDPGMGVIRHADAGYPEAIQFAKRTGIKIPMMR, via the coding sequence ATGTCGAGAATAATCCGCGCGCCGCGCGGCGCACAAATCACGTGCAAGTCCTGGCTCACCGAAGCGCCGCTGCGCATGTTGATGAACAACCTCGATCCCGACGTCGCGGAAAAGCCGGACGAACTCATCGTCTACGGCGGACGCGGGCGCGCCGCGCGTAACTGGGAATGTTTCGACGCGATTGTGAAATCACTGCGCGAACTCGAAACGGATGAAACGTTGCTCGTCCAGTCGGGCAAGCCGGTCGGCGTTCTCAAATCACACCCGGACGCGCCGCGCGTCTTGATCGCGAACTCGAACATTGTGCCGGCGTGGGCGACCCAGGAAAATTTCGACGAATGGGAACGCGCTGGGCTGATCATGTACGGACAGATGACGGCGGGCAGTTGGATTTATATCGGCAGTCAAGGCATCGTGCAAGGAACGTATGAAACGCTTGGCAGTCTCGCACAACAACAGGGCTGGGGTTCGCTCCAGGGCAAATTCGTTTTGACGGCGGGACTCGGCGGGATGGGCGGCGCGCAGCCGCTTGCGGTGACGTTGAACCAAGGCGTCGCACTCGTCGTCGAGGTTGACCCTCAGCGCGCACAACGTCGTCTCGAAACGCGCTATCTCGACGAACTGACGGACAATCTCGAGGACGCGATGACGCGCGTCGAAGATGCGCTCAAGCAAAAACAAGCGCGCTCTATCGGTGTGATTGGCAACGCGGCGGATGTGCTGTCCGAACTCGTCGCGCGCGGCGTTGTCCCGGATGTCGTCACCGATCAAACGCCCGCGCATGATCCGTTGATGTACGTACCCGAAATGCCGCTCGAAGAAGCGAACCAATTACGAATTACTAATTACCTCGATTACCAGCAGCGCTCGATGGCATCCATGGCAAAGCACGTCGAGGCGATGCTCGATTTTCAAAAGCGCGGATCCATCGTTTTCGATTACGGCAACAATTTGCGTCAGCGCGCGTATGACGCCGGCGTCAAGAACGCGTTCGATTATCCTGGGTTCGTGCCCGCATACATTCGTCCGCTTTTCTGCGAAGGCAAGGGACCGTTTCGCTGGGTCGCGCTCTCCGGCGATCCGCAAGATATTTATCGGACCGACGAAGCGATCCTCGAACTCTTTCCGGAAAACGAACACCTAGCGCGCTGGATTCGCATGGCGCAAAAACGCATCGCGTTCCAGGGTTTACCGGCGCGCATCTGCTGGCTGGGCTACGGCGAACGCGCGCGCGCCGGTTTAAAGTTCAACGATCTCGTCGCCAAAGGCATCGTGTCCGCGCCAATTGTCATCGGACGCGATCATCTCGATGCCGGTTCCGTCGCGTCGCCGCGCCGCGAAACGGAAGCGATGCGCGATGGTTCGGACGCGATCGCGGATTGGCCCCTGCTCAACGCGCTCATCAACGCGGTGAACGGCGCGACCTGGGTTTCGATTCATCACGGCGGCGGCGTGGGCATCGGCTATTCGATTCACGCAGGACAGGTCATCGTCGCCGACGGCACACCCGAAGCGGCGCGACGTTTGGAGCGCGTGCTGACGAGCGACCCAGGCATGGGCGTGATTCGTCACGCAGATGCCGGGTATCCCGAAGCGATTCAATTCGCCAAGCGAACCGGCATCAAGATACCGATGATGCGGTGA